One window of the Allosaccharopolyspora coralli genome contains the following:
- a CDS encoding TetR family transcriptional regulator, whose protein sequence is MAESVQPVGASRAGRTASGRRRLRSQLAVTALDLFAEHGFEATTVDQIAEAAGVGRRTFFRYFRSKDDVVFPDHDERLAQVVDLLRTADPSRSPVLVVCRTAEVVLDMYLAEPELSLKRFDLSRQVESLRDKEVASVDRYQRVFARFLRERFRDRAEGDLHAAIVAGGVVAAHNQVLRDWLRSRGTVDASGRLRSALDVVRSGWEDGPSPTDVTPHDVVVGVVRTSAEVAVVRERMEHALRDLS, encoded by the coding sequence ATGGCGGAGTCTGTGCAGCCGGTGGGCGCCTCACGCGCGGGGCGGACGGCCTCGGGGCGCAGGAGGCTCCGGTCGCAGCTGGCCGTCACGGCGCTCGACCTCTTCGCCGAACACGGCTTCGAGGCCACCACCGTCGACCAGATCGCGGAGGCGGCCGGTGTCGGGCGACGAACGTTCTTCCGTTACTTCCGCTCGAAGGACGACGTCGTGTTCCCGGACCATGACGAGCGGCTCGCGCAGGTCGTCGACCTGCTGCGGACGGCCGATCCCTCCCGTTCGCCGGTGCTGGTCGTGTGCCGCACCGCCGAGGTGGTACTCGACATGTACCTGGCAGAACCCGAGCTCTCGCTCAAGCGATTCGACCTCTCACGCCAGGTCGAATCGCTCCGCGACAAGGAAGTGGCCAGTGTCGATCGCTACCAGCGGGTGTTCGCCCGCTTCTTGCGCGAGCGGTTCCGGGACCGTGCGGAGGGCGACTTGCATGCCGCGATCGTCGCCGGGGGAGTGGTGGCCGCGCACAATCAGGTGCTCCGGGACTGGTTGCGCAGTCGCGGAACGGTCGACGCCTCCGGACGGCTGCGGAGTGCGCTCGACGTGGTGCGTTCCGGTTGGGAGGACGGACCCTCTCCGACAGACGTGACGCCCCACGACGTGGTGGTCGGAGTCGTGCGGACGAGCGCCGAGGTCGCGGTGGTACGGGAGCGGATGGAACACGCGCTCCGAGACTTGAGCTGA
- a CDS encoding metalloregulator ArsR/SmtB family transcription factor, whose protein sequence is MDLAEAIAGPVRRQILELLRDARLTAGEIAGHFPVSRPAISRHLRVLREAHLVRDVPEGRQRRYVLDSAPLAELADWLAQFDPARTWAQHLETEVHRTRRERRTRPAPSEQKENTA, encoded by the coding sequence GTGGACCTCGCCGAGGCAATCGCAGGTCCGGTGCGTCGGCAGATCCTTGAGTTGCTGCGCGACGCACGACTCACGGCCGGGGAGATCGCGGGGCACTTCCCGGTCAGCAGACCGGCGATCAGCAGGCACCTCCGAGTGTTGCGTGAGGCCCACCTGGTGCGGGATGTGCCGGAAGGACGTCAGCGGCGTTACGTGCTCGACTCGGCGCCGCTGGCCGAGCTCGCGGACTGGCTCGCGCAGTTCGACCCGGCGAGGACGTGGGCACAGCACCTGGAAACCGAAGTGCACCGCACTCGCCGGGAACGTCGCACTCGACCAGCCCCTTCGGAGCAGAAGGAGAACACGGCATGA
- a CDS encoding acyl-CoA dehydrogenase, protein MNTGFETYQLAEEHEALREAVRALSEKEIAPHAAEVDEQERYPYEALDALVRSGFSAVHVPEEYGGQGADSVATCIVIEEVARVCASSSLIPAVNKLGTMPILLSASEDLKQQVMPAIASGEATASYALSEREAGSDAASMKTRAKRDGDNWVLNGTKCWITNGSESTWFTVMAVTDPDKGSNGISAFAVHKDDPGFVVGPKEKKLGIKGSPTVELYFEDCTIPGDRIIGDEGTGFKTALRTLDHTRPTIGAQALGIAQGALDASVEYVKDRKQFGQAVADFQGVQFMLADMAMKIEAARHMVYVSAARAERGEGNLGFISAAAKCYASDVAMEVTTDAVQLFGGAGYTRDFPVERMMRDAKITQIYEGTNQIQRMVMARSLLKG, encoded by the coding sequence GTGAACACCGGCTTCGAGACCTACCAGCTGGCCGAGGAGCACGAGGCCCTCCGCGAAGCCGTGCGCGCGCTCTCCGAGAAGGAGATCGCCCCGCACGCCGCCGAGGTCGACGAGCAGGAGCGCTACCCGTACGAAGCGCTGGACGCGCTCGTGCGGTCCGGCTTCTCCGCGGTTCACGTGCCGGAGGAGTACGGCGGCCAGGGAGCCGACTCGGTGGCCACCTGCATCGTCATCGAGGAAGTCGCGCGGGTGTGCGCGTCCTCGTCGCTCATTCCGGCGGTGAACAAGCTCGGCACCATGCCGATCCTGTTGTCGGCCTCCGAAGACCTCAAGCAGCAGGTGATGCCCGCGATCGCCTCGGGCGAGGCAACCGCGTCCTACGCGCTCTCCGAGCGCGAAGCGGGCTCGGACGCGGCGTCGATGAAGACCCGCGCGAAGCGCGACGGCGACAACTGGGTCCTCAACGGGACGAAGTGCTGGATCACCAACGGCAGTGAGTCGACCTGGTTCACCGTCATGGCCGTGACCGACCCCGACAAGGGCTCCAACGGCATCAGCGCGTTCGCCGTGCACAAGGACGACCCCGGCTTCGTGGTGGGGCCGAAGGAGAAGAAGCTCGGCATCAAGGGCTCCCCCACCGTGGAGCTCTACTTCGAGGACTGCACCATTCCCGGCGACCGGATCATCGGCGACGAAGGCACCGGCTTCAAGACCGCGCTGCGCACCCTCGACCACACCCGCCCGACGATCGGCGCGCAAGCGCTGGGCATCGCGCAGGGGGCACTCGACGCGTCGGTCGAGTACGTCAAGGACCGCAAGCAGTTCGGCCAGGCCGTCGCCGACTTCCAGGGCGTGCAGTTCATGCTCGCGGACATGGCGATGAAGATCGAAGCCGCCCGCCACATGGTGTACGTGTCGGCGGCACGCGCCGAGCGGGGCGAAGGCAACCTCGGCTTCATCTCGGCGGCGGCGAAGTGCTACGCCTCCGACGTCGCCATGGAGGTCACCACCGACGCGGTACAGCTCTTCGGCGGCGCCGGATACACCCGCGACTTCCCCGTCGAGCGGATGATGCGCGACGCCAAGATCACCCAGATCTACGAGGGCACCAACCAGATCCAGCGCATGGTCATGGCGAGGTCCCTGCTCAAGGGCTGA
- a CDS encoding AAA family ATPase, translating into MRSTGSRLIVLTGGPGTGKTTVLTLLADAGFPVMPESARAILRAHHGTPSPEEFALLMLRRDRMQHRLASRSRSTVFFDRGLGDILGHLRLHGRPVPHELRHAARTLRYDHVVVAAPWPEIYTADTERTQTFDEAVESSRAVTSAYEELGYRPCALPHADVATRARFLLRWEGEND; encoded by the coding sequence ATGCGTTCGACAGGCAGTCGTCTCATCGTCCTCACAGGAGGCCCCGGGACAGGCAAGACGACCGTTCTCACCCTCCTTGCCGACGCGGGGTTTCCGGTGATGCCTGAGTCAGCACGCGCGATCTTGCGCGCCCACCACGGAACTCCGTCGCCGGAGGAGTTCGCCCTTCTGATGTTGCGACGAGACCGCATGCAACACCGCCTCGCGTCCCGATCCCGGTCCACAGTGTTCTTCGACCGCGGACTCGGTGACATCCTCGGCCACCTGCGCCTGCACGGGCGTCCCGTCCCGCACGAACTTCGCCACGCCGCGCGGACGCTGCGCTACGACCACGTCGTCGTCGCTGCCCCCTGGCCCGAGATCTACACCGCCGACACCGAACGCACTCAGACGTTCGACGAGGCCGTCGAAAGCAGCCGTGCCGTCACCTCGGCGTACGAGGAGCTGGGGTACCGCCCCTGTGCCTTGCCTCACGCCGACGTCGCCACGCGGGCTCGATTCCTCCTGCGCTGGGAGGGCGAGAACGACTGA
- a CDS encoding DinB family protein, producing MTTSKQPETTPQVGGVTGDERSDLLATLALHRGFLRYTIRGLTDDQAAQRTTVSELTLGGLVKHVAATEAQWVKFVVGGAEAMFDEEAGEDWADGFRMVEGETVQGLLGEYDAVARRTEEAVAEVADLGAAWPLPEAPWFEPGAAWSARRVLYHLIAETAQHSGHADIIRESLDGAKTMA from the coding sequence ATGACCACGAGCAAGCAGCCTGAGACGACACCGCAGGTGGGCGGTGTGACGGGGGACGAGCGGTCGGACCTGCTGGCGACGTTGGCGTTGCATCGCGGATTCCTGCGCTACACGATCCGCGGACTGACCGACGACCAAGCCGCGCAGCGCACCACCGTCAGCGAGTTGACCCTCGGCGGCCTCGTCAAGCACGTCGCGGCGACCGAGGCGCAGTGGGTGAAGTTCGTGGTCGGCGGTGCCGAAGCGATGTTCGACGAGGAGGCCGGCGAGGACTGGGCCGACGGCTTCCGCATGGTCGAGGGCGAGACCGTCCAGGGCCTGCTCGGCGAGTACGACGCGGTGGCGCGGCGTACGGAGGAGGCCGTCGCCGAAGTCGCGGACCTCGGCGCGGCGTGGCCGCTGCCGGAGGCCCCGTGGTTCGAGCCCGGCGCGGCCTGGTCGGCCCGCCGCGTGCTGTACCACCTGATCGCCGAGACCGCCCAGCACTCCGGGCACGCGGACATCATCCGCGAGTCCCTGGACGGGGCGAAGACGATGGCGTGA
- the murJ gene encoding murein biosynthesis integral membrane protein MurJ produces MVDQRDTSTDPDRTPSLARASGTMAIATVVSRVTGLVSKVFLTAVVGLGVVNDSYTVANTLPTVVNELLLGGVLTSIAVPLLVRAHQQGRDEGEQYAQWMITMGAVLLAAATVLSVAAAPLLTYLYLGPDTRANAELTTAFAYLLLPGIVFYGLSALLAAILNTRERFAAPAWAPVMNNCVVITAIAVYAMVPGEISIDPVRMGDTKLLILAVGTVLGIACQSLVIVAALRRAGFRFRWRWGWDHRLSEFGSLAFWVVFYTVISQIGMIVAIRVTGQGTEGSVATFTYAWLLSQVPYGVLGFSLLTALMPRISRAAGSGDTPQFIAHLSLGTRMSGVMLLPLSALMVIAGGPIGIALFSLGETSVSAADRLGTTLAYSALGIVPFAITMLQLRAFYAMKDAHTPTIINAIMVVVRAALCYVALAVLAPEDVVAGVAFAMSLSFVLGAIVGQVWLHVRVGPQRTRHTLVSLARGLLATGIACLVAVPAAHGAVAVLGPFGPTGTAWLMLTIESIIVLGGSFGLLALLRAPELVPATERLRGVLRR; encoded by the coding sequence GTGGTCGACCAGCGAGACACGTCGACGGACCCCGACCGCACGCCCTCGCTGGCGAGGGCCAGCGGCACCATGGCGATCGCCACCGTTGTCAGCCGCGTGACCGGCCTCGTCTCGAAGGTCTTCCTCACCGCCGTCGTCGGACTCGGCGTCGTCAACGACTCCTACACTGTGGCCAACACCCTGCCCACGGTTGTCAACGAACTGCTGCTCGGGGGCGTGCTCACCAGCATCGCCGTGCCGCTGCTCGTCCGCGCCCACCAGCAGGGCCGGGACGAGGGCGAACAGTACGCACAGTGGATGATCACCATGGGTGCCGTGCTGCTCGCCGCGGCGACCGTGCTGTCGGTGGCGGCAGCCCCACTGCTGACCTACCTCTATCTCGGCCCCGACACCCGGGCCAACGCCGAACTCACCACCGCGTTCGCGTACCTGCTGCTGCCGGGCATCGTCTTCTACGGCCTGTCAGCGTTGCTGGCGGCGATTCTCAACACTCGCGAACGTTTCGCCGCCCCCGCGTGGGCCCCGGTGATGAACAACTGCGTCGTGATCACCGCGATCGCCGTGTACGCGATGGTGCCCGGCGAGATCTCGATCGACCCCGTCCGCATGGGCGACACGAAACTCCTGATCCTCGCCGTCGGCACAGTGCTCGGCATCGCCTGCCAGAGTCTCGTCATCGTCGCGGCGCTGCGCCGCGCCGGGTTCCGTTTCCGCTGGCGATGGGGCTGGGACCACCGGCTCAGCGAGTTCGGTTCGCTGGCGTTCTGGGTCGTGTTCTACACCGTGATCAGCCAGATCGGGATGATCGTCGCCATCCGGGTCACCGGCCAAGGCACGGAGGGCAGCGTCGCGACCTTCACCTACGCGTGGCTGCTCTCGCAGGTGCCCTACGGCGTCCTCGGCTTCTCGCTGCTCACCGCACTGATGCCCCGGATCAGCCGCGCGGCTGGCTCCGGGGACACGCCGCAGTTCATCGCGCACCTGTCGCTGGGAACCCGGATGAGCGGCGTGATGCTGCTGCCACTGAGCGCGCTCATGGTCATCGCGGGCGGGCCGATCGGGATCGCGCTGTTCTCGCTCGGCGAGACCAGCGTCTCCGCCGCCGACCGGCTGGGCACCACCCTCGCGTACTCCGCACTCGGCATCGTGCCCTTCGCGATCACGATGCTCCAGCTCCGCGCCTTCTACGCCATGAAGGACGCCCACACGCCCACGATCATCAACGCCATCATGGTCGTCGTCCGCGCGGCGCTGTGTTACGTCGCGCTCGCGGTCCTGGCTCCCGAGGACGTGGTCGCGGGCGTCGCGTTCGCGATGTCGCTGAGCTTCGTGCTCGGCGCGATCGTCGGGCAGGTGTGGCTGCACGTACGGGTGGGCCCGCAACGGACCCGGCACACGCTCGTCAGTCTCGCGCGGGGACTGCTGGCCACCGGGATCGCGTGCCTCGTCGCGGTGCCCGCTGCACACGGCGCGGTCGCCGTGCTCGGTCCGTTCGGGCCGACCGGGACCGCGTGGCTCATGCTGACCATCGAGTCGATCATCGTCCTCGGCGGCTCGTTCGGGCTCCTGGCGTTGCTGCGTGCCCCCGAACTCGTACCCGCCACCGAACGACTGCGGGGCGTCCTGCGTCGATGA
- a CDS encoding YkvA family protein, with protein MSAIDLAQAGDPGGFGGWWVLVLVVVGATLVLFVALAWAFRRRLFVLRAARSAWKGARGPEGGPVRRIRALPALLRDAWRGRYSEVTRGRTLVWLVALVYLVSPVDLIPELLPLLGISDDLGVGAWLLSTLYVESGHYVAKRDSSDRELDARD; from the coding sequence GTGAGCGCGATCGATCTGGCGCAGGCGGGCGACCCGGGTGGTTTCGGCGGCTGGTGGGTGCTTGTGCTCGTGGTGGTGGGCGCCACGCTCGTGTTGTTCGTGGCGCTGGCGTGGGCGTTCCGCCGCCGACTATTCGTGCTGCGGGCGGCACGCTCGGCGTGGAAGGGCGCGCGCGGTCCGGAAGGGGGGCCGGTCCGCAGGATCCGCGCGCTGCCTGCTCTGCTGCGAGACGCATGGCGGGGCCGGTACTCAGAGGTCACGCGCGGCCGGACGCTCGTGTGGTTGGTCGCGCTGGTGTACCTGGTCTCGCCGGTGGACCTGATCCCGGAGTTGTTGCCGCTGCTGGGGATCTCCGACGACCTCGGCGTGGGTGCCTGGCTGCTGAGTACCCTGTACGTCGAGTCCGGGCATTACGTCGCCAAACGGGACAGCTCGGACCGCGAGCTCGATGCCCGCGACTGA